Proteins from a genomic interval of Pseudomonas sp. RC10:
- a CDS encoding YdiU family protein, giving the protein MKALDELTFDNRFARLGDTFSTSVLPEPIAEPRLVVASESALALLDLDPEQAEEPVFAELFSGHKLWEDTDPRAMVYSGHQFGSYNPRLGDGRGLLLGEVYNEAGEHWDLHLKGAGQTPFSRMGDGRAVLRSSIREFLASEALHALGIPTSRAGCVIGSSTPVWRETQERAAMVLRLAHSHVRFGSLEYFYYTKQHDELKQLADHVLSLHYAECLEQPEPYLAMFRVIVERQAELIAKWQAYGFCHGVMNTDNMSILGITFDFGPFAFLDDFDQHFVCNHSDHEGRYSFSNQVPIGQWNLSALAQALTPFISVEALRESLDLFLPVYQAHYLDLMRRRLGLTTAEDDDADLIARLLQLMQNSGVDYSLFFRRLGEDSTDIAVRHLRDDFVDMLGFDAWAETYKARITRDPASTQDERRTRMHAVNPLYILRNYLAQRAIEAAEQGDYSEVRRLHQVLCKPFEAQDSMESYAQRPPDWGKHLEISCSS; this is encoded by the coding sequence GTGAAAGCCCTCGACGAACTGACCTTCGACAACCGTTTCGCCCGCCTCGGCGACACGTTTTCCACGTCCGTATTGCCCGAACCCATTGCCGAACCGCGCCTCGTGGTCGCCAGCGAATCGGCCTTGGCGTTGCTGGACCTGGACCCCGAGCAGGCCGAAGAGCCGGTTTTCGCCGAGCTGTTCAGCGGTCACAAGCTGTGGGAAGACACAGACCCGAGGGCGATGGTCTATTCCGGTCACCAGTTCGGCTCCTACAACCCGCGCCTGGGCGATGGCCGTGGGCTGCTGCTGGGAGAGGTCTACAACGAGGCAGGCGAACATTGGGATTTGCACCTCAAGGGCGCCGGGCAGACGCCGTTTTCGCGCATGGGCGATGGTCGCGCCGTGTTGCGTTCGTCAATACGTGAATTTCTCGCCTCCGAAGCGCTTCATGCGCTGGGCATTCCGACGAGTCGCGCAGGCTGCGTGATCGGCTCCAGCACGCCGGTCTGGCGGGAGACCCAGGAACGGGCGGCGATGGTGCTGCGTCTGGCTCACAGCCACGTGCGCTTCGGCAGCCTCGAATATTTCTACTACACCAAGCAGCACGATGAACTGAAACAGTTGGCCGATCACGTGCTGTCGCTGCACTACGCCGAATGCCTCGAACAGCCTGAACCCTATCTGGCCATGTTCCGCGTCATCGTTGAGCGTCAGGCCGAGCTGATCGCCAAGTGGCAGGCCTATGGGTTCTGCCACGGCGTGATGAACACCGACAACATGTCGATCCTGGGCATCACCTTCGACTTCGGCCCGTTCGCCTTCCTCGACGATTTCGACCAGCACTTCGTCTGTAATCACTCCGATCACGAAGGCCGTTACTCCTTCAGCAATCAGGTGCCGATTGGCCAGTGGAACCTCAGCGCATTGGCCCAAGCGCTGACCCCCTTCATCAGCGTCGAAGCGCTGCGCGAGTCGCTGGACCTGTTCCTGCCGGTGTATCAGGCCCACTATCTGGACCTCATGCGCCGCCGTCTGGGCCTGACCACGGCCGAGGACGATGACGCCGACCTCATCGCACGCCTGCTGCAACTGATGCAAAACAGCGGCGTCGACTACAGCCTGTTCTTTCGCCGTTTGGGCGAAGATTCCACCGACATCGCTGTGCGTCATTTACGCGACGACTTCGTCGACATGCTCGGCTTCGACGCCTGGGCCGAGACCTACAAAGCCCGCATCACCCGCGACCCCGCCAGCACTCAAGACGAACGCCGCACCCGCATGCACGCCGTCAACCCGCTCTACATCCTGCGCAACTACCTCGCCCAACGCGCCATCGAAGCCGCCGAACAAGGCGACTACAGCGAGGTTCGGCGGCTGCATCAGGTGCTGTGCAAACCGTTTGAAGCGCAGGACAGCATGGAGAGTTATGCCCAGCGGCCGCCGGATTGGGGCAAGCATCTGGAGATCAGTTGTTCGTCGTGA
- a CDS encoding type II toxin-antitoxin system PemK/MazF family toxin codes for MVRRNAPRQGDVYWIDPNPVAGREMKGRHRFVVITSRQINSLGVCMAVPISSGGAFARELGLCVMISGHDTTGVAVCNQVRGFDLDERVQAGSAKYVESLDRDTTNEIVSKVLSIIDLQD; via the coding sequence ATGGTCCGTCGCAACGCGCCGCGCCAAGGGGATGTGTACTGGATTGATCCGAATCCTGTTGCGGGACGTGAGATGAAAGGCCGACACCGCTTCGTGGTGATCACCTCCCGGCAAATCAATTCGTTAGGCGTGTGCATGGCTGTCCCAATAAGCAGCGGTGGCGCGTTTGCGCGAGAGCTCGGTCTATGTGTGATGATTTCTGGCCACGACACGACCGGAGTCGCTGTATGCAATCAGGTTCGTGGCTTTGATCTCGATGAGCGTGTGCAAGCAGGGTCTGCAAAGTACGTCGAGAGCCTGGATCGGGATACCACGAACGAAATCGTGTCAAAGGTGCTGAGCATCATCGATTTGCAGGACTGA
- a CDS encoding AbrB/MazE/SpoVT family DNA-binding domain-containing protein: protein MTMNATIRRQGGAAVMTIPPAFLKLLDLDIGSQVELSVESGGLVAKPLTRLMRKRFTAEELLKGAEHVAELNRDTAWAREGDPVGREII from the coding sequence ATGACCATGAATGCAACTATCCGACGCCAAGGTGGCGCTGCGGTGATGACTATCCCGCCGGCCTTTTTGAAATTGCTGGATCTTGATATTGGATCGCAGGTCGAGCTGAGCGTCGAATCGGGTGGTTTGGTCGCTAAACCGCTTACCCGGCTAATGCGCAAGCGTTTTACGGCAGAGGAGTTGCTCAAGGGCGCCGAACACGTAGCTGAACTGAATAGAGACACCGCTTGGGCGCGAGAAGGCGATCCCGTTGGGCGGGAAATCATCTGA
- the trxC gene encoding thioredoxin TrxC, protein MSEPLVIPCPQCNGLNRIPAERLGDQPKCGRCKQPVLLSKPFTLTQGDYTSQIKGDLPLLVDVWAEWCGPCKSFAPTFEQAAVQLSGRVRLAKLDSEAHPQLSAQLGIRSIPSLILFKNGREVARQSGAMPLQQLTAWLASQGI, encoded by the coding sequence ATGTCCGAACCTCTCGTCATCCCGTGCCCTCAGTGCAACGGCCTCAATCGCATCCCCGCCGAGCGGCTGGGGGATCAGCCCAAGTGTGGGCGTTGCAAGCAGCCGGTGCTGTTGTCTAAACCGTTCACGCTGACTCAGGGCGATTACACAAGTCAGATCAAGGGCGATCTGCCGTTGCTGGTGGATGTCTGGGCGGAGTGGTGCGGGCCGTGCAAATCCTTTGCGCCGACGTTCGAGCAAGCGGCTGTGCAGTTGAGCGGGCGGGTGCGTCTGGCGAAGCTGGACAGTGAAGCGCACCCGCAGCTGTCGGCACAGCTGGGTATTCGGTCGATTCCGAGTCTGATTCTGTTCAAGAACGGTCGCGAAGTGGCGCGTCAAAGCGGGGCCATGCCGCTCCAGCAGTTGACCGCCTGGCTTGCCAGTCAGGGGATTTGA
- a CDS encoding PAAR domain-containing protein yields the protein MASVIREGDTTTTGGVVLQTSGTQTYEERRLARMGDPVWCAACERVGYIAQGNPTYIDDLVAVATNGQRVRCECPNEDHRLIASQDRLNADMKAAIDIPKDLARKARKRARQLTKALRQESPLTQDDEASAAREMPINAPYCFPADDAARRIAGSACDERPGESAACSPDVIRAF from the coding sequence ATGGCATCGGTAATCAGAGAAGGCGACACAACCACCACAGGCGGCGTGGTGCTGCAAACATCCGGTACGCAGACCTACGAAGAACGTCGGCTCGCACGCATGGGCGATCCGGTCTGGTGCGCGGCCTGCGAGCGGGTGGGGTACATCGCGCAAGGCAACCCCACCTACATTGATGATCTCGTCGCTGTCGCGACGAACGGACAACGCGTGCGGTGTGAGTGCCCGAACGAAGATCATCGTTTGATCGCGAGCCAGGACCGGTTGAACGCCGACATGAAGGCCGCCATCGATATCCCCAAAGACCTCGCCCGCAAGGCGCGCAAACGGGCCAGACAGCTCACCAAAGCGCTGCGTCAGGAAAGTCCGCTGACGCAGGATGACGAAGCCAGCGCAGCCCGGGAGATGCCGATCAATGCGCCGTATTGTTTTCCAGCAGATGATGCAGCTCGACGAATTGCTGGCTCAGCTTGTGACGAGCGTCCAGGTGAATCAGCGGCATGTTCGCCTGATGTGATTCGCGCATTTTGA
- a CDS encoding ParA family protein translates to MRRVVFNQKGGVGKSSIACNLAAVSANEGYRTLLIDLDAQANSTQYLTGLTGEDIPMGIADFFKQTLSSGPFSKKNQVDIYETPFDNLHVVTATAELADLQPKLEAKHKINKLRKLLEELDEDYDRIYLDTPPALNFYAVSALIAADRVLIPFDCDSFSRQALYGLLKEIEELKEDHNEGLEVEGIIVNQFQSRASLPQQILDELIAEGLPVLPVYLNSSVKMRESHQANMPLIHLDARHKLSQQFVELHHLLENNTAH, encoded by the coding sequence ATGCGGCGTGTGGTGTTCAATCAGAAGGGCGGGGTCGGGAAATCGAGCATCGCCTGCAATCTGGCAGCCGTCAGCGCCAACGAGGGCTACCGGACCCTCTTGATCGACCTCGATGCTCAGGCCAACTCGACGCAATACCTCACGGGCCTGACCGGCGAAGACATTCCCATGGGCATCGCCGATTTTTTCAAGCAGACGCTGTCTTCAGGGCCGTTCTCCAAGAAGAATCAGGTCGATATCTACGAAACACCCTTCGACAATCTTCACGTCGTCACCGCGACGGCTGAGCTGGCAGATCTACAGCCCAAGCTTGAAGCCAAGCACAAGATCAACAAGCTGCGTAAGTTGCTCGAAGAGCTGGACGAGGACTACGACCGCATCTATCTGGACACGCCACCCGCGCTGAATTTTTACGCCGTCTCGGCATTGATTGCGGCGGATCGGGTGTTGATCCCTTTTGACTGCGACAGCTTCTCCCGGCAGGCCTTGTATGGGCTGTTGAAGGAAATCGAAGAGCTGAAAGAAGACCACAACGAAGGTCTGGAGGTGGAAGGCATTATCGTCAACCAGTTCCAGTCACGTGCCAGCCTGCCGCAGCAGATCCTCGACGAGCTGATCGCCGAAGGCCTGCCGGTGCTCCCGGTGTACCTCAACAGCTCGGTCAAAATGCGCGAATCACATCAGGCGAACATGCCGCTGATTCACCTGGACGCTCGTCACAAGCTGAGCCAGCAATTCGTCGAGCTGCATCATCTGCTGGAAAACAATACGGCGCATTGA
- a CDS encoding beta-ketoacyl synthase chain length factor, which yields MINFNIAQWRAWAPGLTTVEDWRHWSQKPFVPCHQDEAPDVSFLPAMQRRRLSRLARMAFSVGWPLAERLEHLPLVFVSRHGETPRTFDILSDLAAEQPLSPTQFSLSVHNAVIGLWSIMRGETSEMTALAAAGDGLEHGVLEAASLLNEGAPAVLLVIAEEYPPKAYAPWVDDVPFPYALGLLLTPGDEWQLTLRVNESKDDAKSPHEWPHALNLLRALSTQQNALQHPWKNRLWNWQRNR from the coding sequence GTGATCAATTTCAACATTGCACAGTGGCGCGCTTGGGCGCCGGGATTGACCACGGTCGAAGATTGGCGGCACTGGAGCCAAAAACCGTTCGTGCCCTGCCATCAGGATGAGGCCCCCGATGTCTCGTTCCTGCCCGCCATGCAACGCAGGCGCCTGAGCCGCTTGGCGCGTATGGCCTTCAGCGTCGGCTGGCCGCTGGCAGAACGGCTTGAACACCTGCCGCTGGTATTCGTTTCAAGACACGGTGAAACACCCCGGACCTTCGACATTCTCAGCGACCTGGCGGCCGAACAGCCGTTGTCCCCGACCCAATTCAGCCTGTCCGTGCATAACGCGGTCATCGGCCTGTGGTCGATCATGCGCGGCGAAACCAGCGAAATGACGGCCCTCGCAGCGGCAGGCGACGGTCTGGAGCATGGCGTGCTGGAAGCGGCGAGCCTGTTGAACGAAGGGGCTCCAGCGGTATTGCTGGTCATTGCCGAGGAATACCCGCCCAAGGCCTATGCGCCCTGGGTCGACGATGTGCCATTTCCCTACGCGCTCGGCCTGTTGCTGACGCCGGGCGACGAATGGCAACTGACCTTGCGCGTGAACGAGTCTAAGGACGACGCGAAATCACCCCACGAGTGGCCGCACGCCCTCAATCTGCTGCGCGCACTGTCGACACAACAAAACGCTTTGCAACATCCCTGGAAGAATCGGCTATGGAACTGGCAACGCAACCGCTGA
- a CDS encoding lysophospholipid acyltransferase family protein, whose protein sequence is MELATQPLSKSRNAYYWRLLTTALSFALFGLGGLCLRLFIFPVLAWLPGDSCSHQRRARRTISRLFWTFIRFMAKAGVLTYEVQGAERLGRPGQMIIANHPSLIDVVFLIGLVRDANCVVKESLWQNPFTRGPVRSTGYVSNDGSADMLENAAHLLQTGQTLIIFPEGTRTCPGKAPAFHRGAAAIALRGAKIITPVTIHVSPTTLTKAEPWYRIPQRRPHFHLRVGNDIDPATFALLGPAPVASRKLNDYLHHHFIKELATDERSASGN, encoded by the coding sequence ATGGAACTGGCAACGCAACCGCTGAGCAAAAGTCGCAACGCCTACTATTGGCGGTTGCTGACCACTGCCCTGAGCTTCGCCCTGTTCGGGCTGGGCGGGTTGTGCCTGCGCCTGTTCATTTTTCCCGTACTGGCATGGCTGCCCGGCGATTCGTGCAGTCATCAGCGTCGTGCGCGCCGAACCATCAGCCGCCTGTTCTGGACGTTCATTCGCTTCATGGCCAAGGCAGGCGTCCTCACCTACGAGGTCCAAGGTGCAGAGCGACTGGGCCGTCCTGGGCAGATGATCATCGCCAACCATCCGTCGCTCATCGACGTGGTGTTTCTGATCGGCCTCGTCAGGGATGCCAACTGCGTGGTCAAGGAAAGCTTGTGGCAGAACCCGTTCACGCGAGGTCCCGTGCGTTCGACTGGCTACGTCAGCAACGATGGCAGCGCCGACATGCTGGAAAACGCCGCGCATCTCCTCCAGACCGGCCAGACTCTGATCATCTTTCCCGAAGGCACTCGCACCTGCCCGGGCAAAGCCCCTGCCTTCCATCGTGGCGCGGCGGCGATCGCCTTGCGTGGCGCGAAGATCATTACTCCGGTCACGATCCATGTCTCACCGACCACCCTGACCAAGGCAGAGCCCTGGTATCGCATCCCTCAGCGTCGTCCGCACTTTCACCTGCGAGTGGGTAACGACATCGACCCGGCGACGTTCGCCCTGCTCGGTCCCGCCCCTGTGGCATCGCGCAAGCTCAATGACTATCTGCATCACCACTTCATCAAGGAGCTCGCCACAGATGAGCGATCTGCATCTGGAAATTAA
- a CDS encoding phosphopantetheine-binding protein — protein MSDLHLEIKQLIIDALGLEDISTHDIGNDQTLFGEGLGLDSVDALELGLAIQKRYGIKIDADAKDTRTHFTSVDSLAAFVSARQVA, from the coding sequence ATGAGCGATCTGCATCTGGAAATTAAACAGCTGATCATCGATGCCCTGGGCCTCGAAGACATCAGCACCCACGACATCGGCAATGACCAGACGCTGTTCGGCGAAGGCCTCGGGCTGGACTCGGTGGACGCCCTGGAGTTGGGCCTGGCCATTCAGAAACGCTACGGCATCAAGATCGACGCCGACGCCAAAGACACACGCACCCACTTCACCAGCGTCGACAGCCTCGCGGCATTCGTCAGCGCTCGCCAAGTGGCCTGA
- a CDS encoding acyl carrier protein — translation MQSREEIFETLRTALVELFELEPERVTLDANLYQDLEIDSIDAVDLIDHIKRKTGKKIAAEEFKSVRTVNDVVEAVHRLVNTAA, via the coding sequence ATGCAATCCCGTGAAGAGATTTTCGAAACCCTGCGCACCGCATTGGTCGAGCTGTTCGAGCTGGAGCCCGAGCGGGTCACGCTGGATGCCAATCTGTATCAGGATCTGGAAATCGACAGCATCGACGCGGTCGATCTGATCGACCACATCAAGCGCAAGACCGGCAAGAAAATCGCCGCCGAAGAATTCAAGTCCGTTCGCACCGTCAATGACGTCGTCGAAGCGGTCCACCGGCTGGTCAACACCGCCGCATGA